Within the Achromobacter spanius genome, the region ATCAAAGCCACGCCGCGATTTTGCATGGCAAGGCTTTCCGAGTGTTCAAACGGCATATAGAAGAACTGACGCAGCGGACGAGCCACCGCCAGATCGTGGCCCGCGGCGATTGCGCGCTCCGCGAAGTACTGGGCTAAAGGATCGGTGGCAAACATATGCGCCGTGCCACGAAAGGCATTGCGCGGAAACTGATCCAGCAAGATCATCAAAGCCAGCGCGCCGTCGGCATCTTCCTGCCAGGCATCCAACTTCCGAGAAGCGGCCGCCCAATGCGCGGATTCGAAGCGCTGACGAAACTCCGCATCAAACGCATCGCTCTTGCTGTACCACTGCTGGGGGCCCGCGTCGGTCCAGAAAGCCACCACATCTTGGGGCTGCGGCATAAGGGGCATCGGCGTGGAAGATGTCATGAGGAACGATCCTGGAGGGTCTACGGCGCGGCACTGGTCACACGGGCGCGGGCCTGCTGCTTGAACGTGCAAAGCATAGCGCGCGCAAAAACAAAAAAAGCCCCCGAAGGGGCTTTTTTGCGAAAAATCAGACCTTTACAGGACCTGAATCTTCGTGGCTTGCGGGCCCTTGGGGCCATTGGCCGTCACAAAGCTGACGCGCTGGTTCTCTTCCAGAGATTTGAAGCCAGAACCCTGGATTTCGGAGAAGTGAGCGAACAGATCCTTACCACCCGCTTCCGGGGTGATGAAGCCATAGCCTTTTTCCGAATTGAACCACTTAACGACGCCGGTTTCCATACTGTATTTCCTAGAGATAATGGGCAAATGCCCGGAGGTCACGAATCAATCAAGGAGGGGACAGTAGAACAATAACGCTGAGCCGGAAAAGGCACGGCACTGAACGAAAATCGCAACGCTTGTGATCGTGTGCCGACACTATCGTTATGTTCCCCTCACAAGTCAACATAATCCTAAAAAATACGTGCCAATAATGCAACAAAGAGAAACTGCGTTGAAAATTTGCACGTTTTCATAGGCAAAACTTGTCCCTGCATAGGTGTAAACACCCATACAACATAAAAAAACAATCGGGGCTTATTTAAATGCTGTCTTTAACGCGCATGTCATTCATACGCCTTTTAGATCAGCACTTTGGTTTGCCATCAGGCTTACTGATCGATAGGTAAACCCAACAGATCGAGAGCCGCGCCAAAAGCATCGGAACCCGAGCAAAGGAAAACCGCCACGTCGCCGGGATTCATATTCTCCAGGACCTGGTCGATTTGTTCTTGCGCATTATCAACATTGTCGACATTTGAAGCGTGTATGTCCGCTCCTGCCTCGACTTTTTCGATGGGGACGATGTCAGCGATCGCATTGAGATCGGTTACGCCCACCACTACATAGACGCTGATGGGCTCGCCATCCAGCGTCGTGAGCAGCTCGACGCCGCCCGCTACGTCGGCAAGGTGCCGACTTACTATTTCCATGTTCACTCTTCCTTGATCAGCGGGCCAGGCCCGCTTGGACGCACGCACCGTGAAGGTGCAATCTCACGCCCAGGCGCGACTATAACAGCCTTAGCCTAATGTTTTTTGACATTCGGGCCCAGCGACTGCCGCGCAGCCCCGGACGTGGCGGCCACGCGACGGCAGCGCACCCCGGCGCTGGTCAGCACGGCGATGAGCGGCTTCTGGGCAGCCAGGAAGGCGTCTTTTTCGTCGCCAGCCAGCTTGCAGATAAACATCTGCGCCTGCAACTGGGTCCGGCGCGCACGCCGGTTGTCGGCCTCTTGGGCCAGCCAGTCGCCGATCCAGGCGGAAGCGGCCTCGGGGTCGGCCTGCAGTTTGACGTGGCCCAGCAGGTCGAAAATTGTCACGCCGTCGATGCGTTCGTCTTCACCGCGCGTAAGGTAAAGCTTGGCAGCCTGGCCCGAGTAACCGGGGACCACGGCAAGGCAATCGCGTTCAGCGGGTTTCTTCATAAAGTTCTGTACTTAGGTGTCGGTTGTCTAGAACCATGGACTGTAACCCGGCCTTGCGCCCCGTCGCATTGGCGCCAAGGAACTCTGCTATCGTCGGCCTACTATTTTCCTTACGGTGAACATCATGCAACGCGATTTCGATCTGGTCGTCACGATTTTGGGCGCCCTGCGCGACGCGCCTGGCCCCAACCTGAGCACGCACGACATCAAGAACGCCGCACTGGCCCCGCACCCGGAAGAACAGGGCTTGCAGGTCATTGCGCATCACCTGGACCTTTTGGCCGATGCCGGCCTGGTCAAGCAGGTGAGCGAAACGGCAGCCAATGCGGGTGCGGCGCGGTGGCGCATTACCTGGAAGGGTTACGACGCGCTTGAGCAGGACGAAGATGACGAGGACGACGGCGAGATTTTCGACGCCGAAGAGTAAGCAGAAAGCCTGGGCTCAGCGGCGCTGCAAGATGCGCCGCGTGAGCAAGGATGCGGCCGTGCCGATCACCAGGCTGAACATGAAGGCGGCAATGGCCAGCATGACCGCCAGGTCGCTGAAGCCGCCTTGGCGCGCCAGCACCACCACGGCGATGCAGACCGTCGTGGCCAGCGCGATCACCCCCAGAAGCACCTGCTTGACCGAGCGCAAGCGGCCGCAGAGCGAGCCGCCCACCAGCGCGGCCGCCACCATCGCGGCCATGAACCAGAACAAATATTCGTACTGCATCAGGCGACTCCCCTGGGACGTTGAGGCGCCCGCATTATAGGCGCGCGCCTTGCGCCCCGACGGCCCTCAGGGACCCATGCTGACTTCCCTGCCCTGCACCTGGCCAAGCCAAGGCTTACCAGCCACGAAAGCGGTCCCAGCGGGCCACCACACCCTGCTCGCCGGCCCGCACGACGTGGTAGGCGTCATGTTGGGCGCACGTGGCGCAGGCGTGATTCGGAACGATACGCAGCTTGGTGCCCAAGGGTAGGTCCGGCAAGCTGGCGCCGCTGCCCGCGCGCAGCTTGATAATGCCCTGCTCCTGGTTGGTTTCCGCCAACAGCAGATCAGGATAGACCTTGCCCTGCGCATCGCACACCAAGCCGTACAACTGATCGACCGGCTGTTTGGCGGTGCCACGATCGCGGGACATGGCCATCCAGCCTGCGTCGACCAGAATCCAGCCTTTGTCTGGCTGGTGTCCGATGACGGTGGTCAGCACGGTGGCCGCGATGTCATCCACGGAACAGACGCCCAGGCCGGCCATCACCAGGTCGAAAAAGACGTAGACGCCCGCGCGCACTTCCGTCACGCCCGCCAGGCTGCGGGCAAAATGCGCGGTGGGCGTGGACCCTACGCTGACGACGGGGCACGGCAGCCCGGCTGCGCGGATGGCGTCGGCGCAACCGACCGCCGCGGCGCGCTCCTGCTCGGCCATGTCGGCGATCGCCTCAAGGCTGCGGCAGCCATAGGACTCGCCGGCGTGGGTCATCACGCCGCGCAGGCAATCCGCCTGGGCAAGCACCTGGGCAATCGCCAACAGGTGTTCGTGGTTGTCGGGTTGCACGCCGGCGCGATGGCCGTCACAGTCGATTTCGATCAGCGCGGGCAGACGCACGCCGGACGCCTTGGTTTGCGCGGCCACCATCTCGGCCGCATCGATGCTGTCGACCACAATCGTCACATCCACGCCGCGCCCGCGCAGAGCCAGCACTCGTGCAAGCTTGCCCGGCGACACGCCCACCGCATAGAGCAGATCAGTAACACCGGCGGCGGCGAACTGCTCGGCTTCCTGGAGCGTGGACACCGCGGCCGGCCCCTGCGGGCTGCTCATGACGCGGCGCGCCACGTCGATGGACTTGGGTGTTTTCAGATGTGGCCGCAGTTGCACGCCGTGCTTGGCCATCAGCGCCTTCAAGCGCTGAATGTTGTGCGTCATACGCGTTTCGTCCAGCAGCAGGCACGGGGTGTCCAGGCTGTCGAGCGGAGTTGGATTGCTGGCGGAAGTCATGGGCGAGCCTCGGAGAATGCGCAGAAGATTCGGAAAGTTCTGAATTGATGTCTCGAAGTATGGCGCGCTACTGGCTCAGCATGTTTAATGAGATCTTAATTTTTAATTAATTTAAAACTAAATGATTACCAGCGACGACCTGCGCTTTTTCCTGAGCTTGGCCGCCACCCAGTCGCTTGCGCAGGCTGCGCGCGCCCTGGACGTGACGCCCCCCGCCGTTACGCAACGGTTGCATGCCCTGGAGAAGCGTCTGGGCGTCCGGTTGGTGAACCGTTCCGGGCGGGGCACCGCCCTGACCGACGAGGGTCGATTGCTGGCGTTGCGCGCGGGGCAGATTTGCGGCGAACTCGGCAATTTGGCCGATGAGTTGGCAGGCCGGCGCGGTGTTGTGGCGGGACATTTGCGCGTCGTTGCGCCCTTGGGCTTCGGCCAGCGTTACATGGCGGGCCTGGTGGCCAGTTTTCGCACCAACAGCGAAAACATCACGGCCAGCCTGGTGTTGTCGGACGGCCCGCCCAGGTTGGCCACCGACAACTGGGATGTCATGGTGCACATCGGCGAACTGCGCGATTCCACGCTGGTGGCCTACCCCTTGGCGCCCAACCGCCGCATTTTGTGCGCGTCACCCGCCTATCTGGGCCGCCACGGCGCCCCCGCGAAACCGGAAGACCTGCGGGACCATGATTGCATCGCCTTGCGCGAAAACGATGAAGACGTAACGCTGTGGCGCTTCAAACGCGGCCGAGGCCCGGCCGTTGGCGTTCGCATTACCCCTGTCCTGTCCAGCAATACGGGTGCCGCCGCCCTGGAATGGGCCTTGGCTGGCCACGGCATCGTGGCGCGGTCTGAATGGGATGTCGCCCAGCACTTGAAGGCGCGTACGCTGGTGCCGCTATTGGCGGGTTGGAATTTGCCGGATGCCAATGTGGTGGCGCTGGTGAAGTCGCGCCAGGAACAGTCGGCCCGAACCGCGGGCTTCTTGGCGTATCTGCGCGAGGCCTTCGCCACGGTTCCCTGGCGCGACCAGCCCTAAGGGCTGCAAAGCACCGCGCAAAGCTAATCCAGCATGGCTTCCGCTTCGATTTCGATCAGCCATTCCGGCAGCGACAAGCCGCTGACGATCACCCACGACGACGGCGGCGGGTCGGCCGGAAAGCGGTCGCGCAGCGCTTGGGCAATGACTTCCTGATCCTCGCGCGCTGTTTCGCAAATGTAGATGCGCAGCATGATCACCTGCGCCATCGTGCCGCCCGCGGCCGCCAGCACGCGCGCGATATTGTCGAGCGCGGCCTCGGTTTGCTCTTGCAGGCCGGGGCCGACGGTGCGTTCATTGATGTCAACGCCGACCTGACCCGACAGCAGCATCCTGCGCTGCCCGGTGACGATCACCGCCTGGCTGAACCCGTATTGAACGGTGTTGAAAACGGTATCGGGATTGACGACGGTTCTGGACATGCTGCGCTCCTGTGAACGGCGCGCCCCGCAGCGCGCCAAAGCGGCCATTCTAGCGATAGGCCTGTCGCTACGCCGCGCTTGCCGCCGCGCGCGCACGCCCGCCAGGCAGCGCCACCAACAGCACGACCGCCCCCGCCCCGACCGCCGTCCAAAAGCCCGCTTGCACGCCGTAGTGGTCGACCACCCAACCCGCCATCGCCGCGCCGGCCGCCACACCCGCCCCCAGCCCTGTCACCAGCCAGGTCAGCCCTTCGGTCAGGCGCTGGCCCGGCACGCTGGTTTCGACAAGTGCCATGGCGATGATCATGGTCGGTGCAAATGACAAGCCGGCCAGCAACACGCCCAACGACAACGTGATCAGGTCGTCCACCCACAGTAGCGGCACGGTCGTGAACGCCGTTACCGCCGCCGCGATCGACAGCATGCGGGCAAGCGGCATCTGGAACTTCATGACGCCGAACACCAGCCCCGCCACGCAAGACCCCAGCGCATAGGCCGACAGCACAAGGCTGGCGCCCGCCGGCACGCCTTGTGCGCGCGCGAAGGCAACACTCAACACGTCTATGGTGCCGACGATGACGCCCATGGCCGACATCATGGCCACCAGCGCGCGCATGGATGGCATGCGCAGCACCGATGCCTCGCGCCCTGCCTGCCGGACCTGCACCGACGGGGCCGTGGCGCGCTGCAGCACGAAGGCCGTCACGCCCAGGGCCAGCAGCAAGGCGGCTGCAAGCGGCCCTGCCTGCGGAAAGAGCGCCACGCTAAGCCCCACGGCCAAGGGCGGCCCCAGGATGAAGCTGAGTTCGTCCGCCACCGACTCCAGCGCATAGGCCGTGCGCAGTTGAGGTTGATCGCGGAAGATTTCGGTCCAGCGCGCGCGGATCATGGCGGGCATGCTGGGCAAGGTGCCGGCCAAGGCGGCGAATAGGAACAGCGTCCAGTCGGGTGCACTCCATTGCACGCAAGCGGCCAGGCAGATCAATGCGGCAACGCAGATGGTCGCCGCGATTGGCAGCACCCGGCCTTGCCCGTGGCGATCTACCAAGCGTGAAATACGGGGCGCCAGCAAGGCGGTGGCCAAGGCGAAGGTCGCGGCCACGGCGCCGGCCAGCGCATAAGAACCGCGAACCTCGGAGAGCATCGTGATGATGCCAATGCCGATCATTGGCAAGGGCAGACGCGCAATGGCGCCCGCCAGAACAAAACCGGTTGCGCCAGGCGCTTTGAACAACTCGCGATACGGATTGGGCACCGATAACCTTTTGAACATTGAGTAGACGGGCAGATCGTATTCACATACATTGCGTATGTCAATTAAGATACGCGCCGTATGTCACTGGAGATCCGCATGCCCCGCACCCGCGCAGAAATGATCGAGTCCACTCGCAGCAAGCTGCTGGCCACCGCCAGACGGGCGTTTGAGCGTGAGGGCTATGCCGCGACGTCCATGGATGACTTCACCGCGGCGGCAGGATTGACGCGGGGAGCGTTGTATCACCATTTTGGTGACAAACAGGGCTTGCTTGCGGCCGTGGTCGAACAGATTGACGATGAAATGGACCAGCGGCTGAACGCCATTTCCGACAAGGCTCCCGATGCCTGGACTGCGTTGCGCGAACGCTGCAGGGCCTATCTGCGGATGGCCGCGGAGCCCGACATCCGGCGCATCGTACTGCAGGATGCCCGGGCAGTCCTGGGCGTGGCCCCCTACGCGGCGCAACAGCACTGCGCCACGTCTTTGGCTGCGTTGCTGCAGCGCTTGATCGACGAATCCGTGATCGAACCTGCCGATCCGCACGCGCTGGCGCAACTGATCAACGGCGGCCTGACGGAAAGCGCGTTGTGGATTGCCGACGCGGATGCAACATCGGGTTCGCAGCGACTGGATCGCGCGTTGCACGCGTTGGACCTGCTCTTGCGTGGCTTGCTGGGGCGCACCTAAAGCACTTATTATCCAAGCTTAAACTTGTTTAAATAATCCGGAGAGCCTGTGACCACCACCCCGACCCTAGAGTCCAGCGCGTCCTGGGGCGACTTGCTGCACGGCGCCAATGCGCTGCGATCGATCGCCCTGGCGGGTGGCGTGGCCTTGCATGCCATCAACGTCTACATCGTCACCACCATCCTGCCCAGCGTCATCAAGGACATTGGGGGGCTGGAGTACTACGCCTGGAACACGACCCTGTTCGTGGTGACCTCCATCATCGGGTCGGCACTGTCCGCCAAGCTGATCGAAACGCTGGGGCCGCGCAATGCCTATCTCTTTGCGGTTGCCGTGTTCAGCGCGGGCGCGATCATCTGCGCGCTGGCGCCCGGCATGCCGGTGCTGTTGGCGGGGCGCAGCGTGCAGGGATTGGGCGGCGGCATACTTTTCGCCTTGAGCTATGCGCTGATCCGGTTGGTATTCGACGCCCCGCTTTGGTCGCGCGCCATGGCACTGGTGTCATGCATGTGGGGCGTGGCAACGCTGTCCGGCCCCGCAATCGGCGGCATTTTTGCGCAAGCGGGGTACTGGCGGCTGGCATTCTGGGCACTGCTGCCGGTGGCGGCCGCGCTGGCCTTGATCGTCGCCTTCAAAGTCGGCGGACGGGCCTCGGTGCCACCTGCGCCTCCCTCGTCCTTGCCGCTGCGCACGTTGGCGTTGCTGGTGGCTTCGGTGCTGGCCGTCACGCTGGCCAGCCTGTCGACACAGTGGGGCTGGAACGCGGCGGGCATCGCGGTGGGGTTGGCCATCGCCGCGGCGGTCGCTCGCGTCGATTCGCGCGCCCGCAACCGCTTGCTGCCCACGGGCGCCTATTCAATCGGTGCGCAGCTAGGCGCCTTGTATGCCGTGATGTGCCTGGTGGTGGCGGCCATCGCCACCGAGATATTCGTGCCCTACTTTCTGCAGGTCATCCACGGCATGACACCCTTGACCGCCGGCTACATGACGGCGGCAATGGGCGCGGGCTGGACACTTGCCGCCATGCCCAGCGCCACCCGCTCGGGACCGGCCGCCGACCGCCTGGTTCGCGTCAGCCCCGTCGTGATCCTGGCTGCGTTGATCGGCTTGTCGGTGATGACGCCGCAAGCGTCCATCCTGGCGTCCACCGCCGGCCTCGCCGCCTACATCGTTGCCCTGATGGGCGTGGGTTTCGGCATTGGCCTTGCCTGGCCGCATCTGCTGACAAAAGTGTTCACGGTCGCCCCCAAGGGCGAAGAAACGCTGACGTCGTCGTCAATTACCACCGTGCAGCTTTACGCCGCCGCGCTGACCGCGGCGCTGGCGGGAGTGGTGGTCAATAGCGCCGGCCTGGTCGACCCGGGTGGCGTCGAGGGGGCTCGGCACGCGGCACGCTGGCTGTTTGCCGCCTTTGCGCTGGCGCCCGCGTTGGCGCTGACGCTGTTGCCCAGAGTGACTCGCGTGGCCTGACGCGCCCCAAAGCGGCGCCCCAAGCGGCGCCCCGCGACCGCCATCACCGTCAAATTTTGGACTATTCGGACCGGAAATACAGCAAAGGCGGTATGGAACGTCACACGGGTCTTTGCTACGCTCACAGGCACCTGAAGAAGGTGGCGCCCATGAGCAACAAGATCCGAGTCCTTTGCGTTCAACCGTCGTCTGTATCCGCGCGATTCGCATTCCTGGCGATCGCGCTGCGATGGTCTTTAGGCGCTACCCCGCGCCCTGCTCGACTGATGATCGGGCCGCACGACCTTGAACTGATCGGGTCGGAATCGGCCTTCTGGCGTTTCGCGGCGCGGCATGCGCTGTTGGGCCAGTCGTTCCTGGTAACGCGCGGCGGCCACTGGGATGTGGCGGCGTCGGTGGACGGTGACGAAGTCCACGCTTTTGGGCGCAAATTTGCCCTTAGCCAATGCCTGTATTAGGCATTTTTGAATGACGCGGCCCGGATTCGATTGATGCTCGGGATTGAAGCCCGGCGTTGATGGCTGACGTTGATATCTGGCATTGATGGCCCGGGCCTATGCCTTGTTCTCAACCATCAGCCTGGCTTGCGTTGAAAGGTCGCCATTTCCTCAGCGGTCCAACGCTGCCGGGCCTCGTCCTGGCAGCACGAGCGAAAAACCAGAGCGCCTACGCCCAGGAACCGGTCGACGTCCGCATCCGTCAGCTTGCCCTGCACCTCCAACAGGCAATCCGCATACGCGGACAACACCCCATCCCAGCCGTCCAGTCGGTCGGGCGCTACGGGCTGAGAAATCATGCGCGCCATCATTTCACTATGGTCCATTCGATGTCTCCCCTCGGATACCGCACTGACGCCGCAATGCGGCAACTTTGTCCGCGCGATATCCAGCAAGTGGCATGCCCAAGCACCGCCCACCCTAGTAGGCATCGGGTCAGGAAGATATTCCGGCGCCTACCGTCGTGGCGTTACATCCGGCGCCCTGCCTCGCAATAGCGCGTCGGGGTTCGTCTGAAGATAATCGGACAATTCCCGCAATGAGCGGGCCGCGCGGCCAAGCTCACGCAGGGCGGTATCGGTGCTTAATGGCAAGCGCGAATCCGGAGCCAGCAGCGCGCTCAAGGCAACCAGCGACCGGTTGGCTTGGCGCAGCATGGCCTGCGCCTCGGGAGCCAGTTGCGTATCCAGCCGCTTGACCAGGCGGGACGCGCCACGCAGCGCGCCCGCCAGCTCCGAGCCGATGGCATCAAACGGCACCTTGTCCAGCTTCGTCAAAATGCTGTTCAACTGCTGCTGCAACTGGTCCAGATTATTTGGCACGGTGGGGATGAACGGTCGATCTTCCATCTTGAACGTCACCGGCGGTGCGTCGGGAAACTCGGCCAGCGCCACATACAGTTGCCCCGTCAACAGATTGCCGATGCGCAACTGCGCCCGCGTGCCGCGCGCCACCATCGCCGTCAGCAATCTGCCGCTGGGGTGGGCGGTGTCGGCGCCCGAGAATTCCCTGATACGTCGGAATGTCTGTCCGCCCAGGCGTTCGGGATACACCGTGGCGGAAACTTCCGCAAAGAACTGTTTGGTGGCGTCGTCGAAATCCAGGTTGATCGCATCGACCTGCCCGATGAGCACCCCGTAGGCGTCAATGGGCGCGCCGACCGCCAAGCCGCGCACCGACTGATCAAAACGCATGCGAATACGCAGTGGGACGCCATCTGGCTGGGCACGGGCAGCCGCTTCATTGGGAAAAATGGTGTAGGTTGCGCCGTCCGCGGCGGCCTGGGGGCCGTCCTGGTCCAAGGTATCAAAGGCCACACCGCCGATGAACACCGACACCAGGGATTGCGACCGCATTTGCAGGCCGCGCGAGTCGACGCTGAAATCCACGCCGCTTGCATTCCAGAAGCGCGTGCTGGGGTTGACGTAGGCGTCATTGGGCGCGTCGATAAAAACTTGCACGTCGACGCCACCGCCGCCCTTGGATAGCCCGTAGTTCACCACCTGCCCCACGGGAATGCGGCGGTAATAAACGGGCGAGCCGATATCCAGGGACCCCAGATCCGTCGCGTGCAGCGTGAAACGCTTGCCGGCGCGGTCCTGAGCCACTTCAGGCGGCACTTCCAGGCCCGTGAATTCGGTTTTCCGTTCGCCCTGCGCGCCTTTTTTTTCCTGGTCACCAACCGGGTCCAGGCCAATGTAGGAACCGGACAGCAGCGTGCCCAGGCCGGAGACGCCGCTGAGGGTCAGGCGCGGCCGTACCACCCAGAACACGGTGCCCTCCCGCAGCAGGCTGGCGGCGTCATTGTCAACGCGGATCGTCACCACCACGCCGTTGCGTTCCGGATTCAGGCTGACGCGCTCCACCAGTCCCACCGTGACTTCCTTGTACCGGACCTGCGTCTTGCCGGCCTCCAGCCCCTCGGCGGTCTGGAAGTGGATGGTAGCCGTGGGGCCGGCGTTGAGCCAGGCCTGCACCACCAGCAGCAATCCACCGATCACGGCAATCACGGGCACCAGCCATATCCAGGATATGCGGCGTGCCTTGCGCGGCGGAATTGTGGGTGCTGCGGAACCAGACTCGGCCATCGAGGATATCTCCTTCGTGTACGCAGCAGACCCGAACGCCCGCCAGCAAGCGCCTGGAATAGCAGGTAGCATGGCCCTCCTATTTGGAGGAAGTCAACGTGAATATCGCCATCCGCCCCGCAGCCCCTTCGGACGCGGCCCAGATCTACGCCTTCATCACTGAACTGGCCGTCTACGAACGCGCCGCGCATGAAGTGATCGCGAGCGCCGACGACGTCGC harbors:
- a CDS encoding cold-shock protein codes for the protein METGVVKWFNSEKGYGFITPEAGGKDLFAHFSEIQGSGFKSLEENQRVSFVTANGPKGPQATKIQVL
- a CDS encoding DSD1 family PLP-dependent enzyme, whose translation is MTSASNPTPLDSLDTPCLLLDETRMTHNIQRLKALMAKHGVQLRPHLKTPKSIDVARRVMSSPQGPAAVSTLQEAEQFAAAGVTDLLYAVGVSPGKLARVLALRGRGVDVTIVVDSIDAAEMVAAQTKASGVRLPALIEIDCDGHRAGVQPDNHEHLLAIAQVLAQADCLRGVMTHAGESYGCRSLEAIADMAEQERAAAVGCADAIRAAGLPCPVVSVGSTPTAHFARSLAGVTEVRAGVYVFFDLVMAGLGVCSVDDIAATVLTTVIGHQPDKGWILVDAGWMAMSRDRGTAKQPVDQLYGLVCDAQGKVYPDLLLAETNQEQGIIKLRAGSGASLPDLPLGTKLRIVPNHACATCAQHDAYHVVRAGEQGVVARWDRFRGW
- a CDS encoding intermembrane transport protein PqiB; translated protein: MAESGSAAPTIPPRKARRISWIWLVPVIAVIGGLLLVVQAWLNAGPTATIHFQTAEGLEAGKTQVRYKEVTVGLVERVSLNPERNGVVVTIRVDNDAASLLREGTVFWVVRPRLTLSGVSGLGTLLSGSYIGLDPVGDQEKKGAQGERKTEFTGLEVPPEVAQDRAGKRFTLHATDLGSLDIGSPVYYRRIPVGQVVNYGLSKGGGGVDVQVFIDAPNDAYVNPSTRFWNASGVDFSVDSRGLQMRSQSLVSVFIGGVAFDTLDQDGPQAAADGATYTIFPNEAAARAQPDGVPLRIRMRFDQSVRGLAVGAPIDAYGVLIGQVDAINLDFDDATKQFFAEVSATVYPERLGGQTFRRIREFSGADTAHPSGRLLTAMVARGTRAQLRIGNLLTGQLYVALAEFPDAPPVTFKMEDRPFIPTVPNNLDQLQQQLNSILTKLDKVPFDAIGSELAGALRGASRLVKRLDTQLAPEAQAMLRQANRSLVALSALLAPDSRLPLSTDTALRELGRAARSLRELSDYLQTNPDALLRGRAPDVTPRR
- a CDS encoding MFS transporter, with the translated sequence MPNPYRELFKAPGATGFVLAGAIARLPLPMIGIGIITMLSEVRGSYALAGAVAATFALATALLAPRISRLVDRHGQGRVLPIAATICVAALICLAACVQWSAPDWTLFLFAALAGTLPSMPAMIRARWTEIFRDQPQLRTAYALESVADELSFILGPPLAVGLSVALFPQAGPLAAALLLALGVTAFVLQRATAPSVQVRQAGREASVLRMPSMRALVAMMSAMGVIVGTIDVLSVAFARAQGVPAGASLVLSAYALGSCVAGLVFGVMKFQMPLARMLSIAAAVTAFTTVPLLWVDDLITLSLGVLLAGLSFAPTMIIAMALVETSVPGQRLTEGLTWLVTGLGAGVAAGAAMAGWVVDHYGVQAGFWTAVGAGAVVLLVALPGGRARAAASAA
- a CDS encoding LysR family transcriptional regulator, whose product is MITSDDLRFFLSLAATQSLAQAARALDVTPPAVTQRLHALEKRLGVRLVNRSGRGTALTDEGRLLALRAGQICGELGNLADELAGRRGVVAGHLRVVAPLGFGQRYMAGLVASFRTNSENITASLVLSDGPPRLATDNWDVMVHIGELRDSTLVAYPLAPNRRILCASPAYLGRHGAPAKPEDLRDHDCIALRENDEDVTLWRFKRGRGPAVGVRITPVLSSNTGAAALEWALAGHGIVARSEWDVAQHLKARTLVPLLAGWNLPDANVVALVKSRQEQSARTAGFLAYLREAFATVPWRDQP
- a CDS encoding RidA family protein — translated: MSRTVVNPDTVFNTVQYGFSQAVIVTGQRRMLLSGQVGVDINERTVGPGLQEQTEAALDNIARVLAAAGGTMAQVIMLRIYICETAREDQEVIAQALRDRFPADPPPSSWVIVSGLSLPEWLIEIEAEAMLD
- a CDS encoding TetR/AcrR family transcriptional regulator, translated to MPRTRAEMIESTRSKLLATARRAFEREGYAATSMDDFTAAAGLTRGALYHHFGDKQGLLAAVVEQIDDEMDQRLNAISDKAPDAWTALRERCRAYLRMAAEPDIRRIVLQDARAVLGVAPYAAQQHCATSLAALLQRLIDESVIEPADPHALAQLINGGLTESALWIADADATSGSQRLDRALHALDLLLRGLLGRT
- a CDS encoding MFS transporter, with amino-acid sequence MTTTPTLESSASWGDLLHGANALRSIALAGGVALHAINVYIVTTILPSVIKDIGGLEYYAWNTTLFVVTSIIGSALSAKLIETLGPRNAYLFAVAVFSAGAIICALAPGMPVLLAGRSVQGLGGGILFALSYALIRLVFDAPLWSRAMALVSCMWGVATLSGPAIGGIFAQAGYWRLAFWALLPVAAALALIVAFKVGGRASVPPAPPSSLPLRTLALLVASVLAVTLASLSTQWGWNAAGIAVGLAIAAAVARVDSRARNRLLPTGAYSIGAQLGALYAVMCLVVAAIATEIFVPYFLQVIHGMTPLTAGYMTAAMGAGWTLAAMPSATRSGPAADRLVRVSPVVILAALIGLSVMTPQASILASTAGLAAYIVALMGVGFGIGLAWPHLLTKVFTVAPKGEETLTSSSITTVQLYAAALTAALAGVVVNSAGLVDPGGVEGARHAARWLFAAFALAPALALTLLPRVTRVA
- a CDS encoding DUF924 family protein, which translates into the protein MTSSTPMPLMPQPQDVVAFWTDAGPQQWYSKSDAFDAEFRQRFESAHWAAASRKLDAWQEDADGALALMILLDQFPRNAFRGTAHMFATDPLAQYFAERAIAAGHDLAVARPLRQFFYMPFEHSESLAMQNRGVALMEPLDADTLRWAILHRDIIKRFGRFPHRNAALGRQTTQAEQEFLASGGFAG
- a CDS encoding DUF2513 domain-containing protein, with protein sequence MQRDFDLVVTILGALRDAPGPNLSTHDIKNAALAPHPEEQGLQVIAHHLDLLADAGLVKQVSETAANAGAARWRITWKGYDALEQDEDDEDDGEIFDAEE